A region of the Chroicocephalus ridibundus chromosome 1, bChrRid1.1, whole genome shotgun sequence genome:
TAAGTGGAAAACACAAGCCTTACTCCCAGTTTATTAAATGAAACTTAAAAACATACGTCCCAACTTTGCCCACAGGAAGCTTCAAGCTTGTGACTTCCCAGCAGGGGGAAGCTGTCAGGTGTAGAGCTTTCTGAAGAGAGATGACCTACTGTCTCTTACGTTTCACTCCATCAAAATATGAAGCATAATTAGCAATTCATTACTCTAATTCATTTTCTTGACAAGAACAGAGTTAAAAGAATTATCTTGAATTATACCTGTCTATAATCAAACAAAGACTTCATAATGGTCACTGAGACCCAGAGTCAGTAAAATATGAACTATTTGTTTCCTGAACGTAAATGGCTTTAAGAGTAGTTTTAAATTAGTTGAGAACTGGACCTGAGAGAGTAAAACAAAGCTTGCAACATTCTTTATTGTCTAGGTGgttgcattttttcattttacatattgcattttacatttgcttttactTACTACACAGTTTATTTCCACAGGTGTCCCCTTTTGCACAATTACTGCATGATTTTCCTTCTATATATGGTCTCCTTGGAAGATTACCactacaaaggaaaaagaaaagtttcacacataattttaaatgatttcttaaatatcttaaatCATTTGTTGAAGTAAATACATGGCAAGTACAATGAATTGCTgccatttcattaaaaacatgAGAATAATTTTCcgtcttttcattttcattgttcTGTTCCTGTGAAAGAGAAGAATCTTAAAAAGCTACTATTTTTCTTATGGGAAAGTACTCAGGCTTTTTACTCAAATTTTACATTGGTATATGAACTAATAAAACAGAATGCTCTGGATGGAGCTTCGTTTTAACTGAGGAAAAATGAGTATTTTAGAGTGGAAAATTTCAAAGCTGACACACTCCCAAGTAGCTTAAAACAAACTATTTAGCAAAAAAAGAATCCTGTGAACTACTTACTGTGGAATTCTTGAGAAACAAGACTTCTATTCCACAAAATGCAAATGTCCAAGAGTAAGTATGCAGTCTTCGTGATGACAGTGGTGTCCTTACATGCTTAAGTACTTCACCCAAGTGGAGCTGAAGTGTTTAAGATCAGCCTGCAGTACTTAACACTGCACATTCTCAGAAAGGCTCCTTATACATGTACCTGCTGAAAATGACACCATCATCCTGGCACATATACTATTCTGCTGGGCAATGGGAAACACAGCATTCAGTCTATGCTGCATCCATTCAAGAAGATGAAGCAATGCTGTGTTTCATAGCCTAATCCTGGGAACACAGGGGCAGATTTAATCCCCTCAAAGGACTGTGGGGCAAAGTTAGCTTTGTTTGTCACTCTACTCACCTCCATAGTGGGCACTGCTGGCACTCCTCAAAGGAGATAATACGCACCAAGACCTGGCATAATTTTTTCAGGATTCCAAGTCTGTATTTACACCCTGCATcatctgtatttataaaaaagagATACCCACCAGACATATAGATGTAAGGGCTGATATAATGTTGTTGTGCAAGATGGAGGGAGAAGAACACACTAAAAGATTATCTGCGACTTACTTGCTACTATTCTTTGAAACGTCTTTTCCATACATTCACCTACAGGTATACTGTTGGCCTGAGTTTTATTCCAGCAGCATCTCCAATGGCATATTGCAACCACATGCCCTGACATGCAGTCCAGGCAGTAATAAAATTGAATGGGGATCTTCTGATCCCAAGAATCGAACGTAAGTTTTGAACTTGtcagagaagagcaggagagtTGTTAATAGCCTTAATAAtaagccttccagtacctaaagggggcagatggggagggactctttatcaggcaatGTAGCAATagaacgaggggtaatggttttaaactgaaagaggacagatttagattaaatattagaaagaaattctctactgtgagggtggtgagacactggaacaggttgctcggAGAAGTTACAGATGCCCCTTCCCtgtaggtgttcaaggccaggttggatggggctttgagcagcctggtctagtgggaggtgtccctgcccatggcagggggttggaactaaatgacctttaaggtcccttccaactctagccattctatgattctatatatatatgtacatacaattatctcaaaaataaaaaggtacaGGTTAAGTAACATATATTGTGGGTGACTGTCCATATATGCATTCACAGCATGGGTGATTCCAAACGGTAGCCCACACAGTTATCTTAAAAAAGGTCTCAGAATCCAGAATAAGAAAGACTGAAGAACAAAGCATTGCTCCTAGAAGTTCTGGCAAGAACATAACGCCGCATAAGGGTGTGAAAGCAGGCCCACTTGGTGACTATGCACATTTCAATTGCAGGAATGCAATACAAAGAAGATACATATGTTGCCTGAGCTGCAATTCAGCAAGTCTTTCTTGGTATCAAAGGCTTCTGCTGTAAGTGATAATACGCTATTACTTCACACAGTTCATAATCCACTGTGAAATCCTCTTTGAGAAGACTGATAGAACTCTCAATCACAGATCCAGAGAGATAAAAGGCCTTGCCTTTTTCTCCAAAAAGCCCTATCTAGTCATTACAAATAAGTAAATCCATCTATCCGTCTATCTACAGATGGCTTAACACCTAGGTTGCAGAGCACTACCTCATTGAGAAGGTgtaaggaatgggaaaaaaaggcacaaattaaCTTctggagtgagaaaaaaaaagtcactctcCCAAGGAACTTCAGATGGCTTCTGAAGACTATACtacttaaatgaaataaaatatatgggGGACTATCATATGGGCTTCAATTTCACTTGTCTTGCTGGTTTAGGCCACAGAAGCTAAAAGACTGTCTCCATAAAAAGTGACATTATGtgttttatgttttcctctttaagagtaatcatttaatttaattaatcactactgtttcatttgtttctgacAGCTAGCGAGTACTGAGGAGTATTGAGCTGACcttgtatgttttaaaaatgacaaacagATTGCATATGCATGTACTTGATTATGGACTATACATTACTATAAGACAaactatattattttaaaattatctgcaTCTGTGTTTTTAAACCCCTCCTGCTTTAAGAACAGTGCCGGCTGGGGCTTGTGCTTTTTCAGAATatcaatttaaatgtaaaatccCATGTTGCAGTTAGCTTTTTCTTGCATTGATCATTCACCGTTTTCTAATGCTTAAATAACATTTGGTGTAATCACAGCTATTAAGTAGGCAAGAAATTATaatgtagggggttttttttgctcagttacacaaaaggaaaagcaactgaTCTAACTCCTGCTATTATTTGTATCATTcctaagggaaaaagaaaaagaaatacggTGTAAAAGGCTAAATGgcgattaaaaaaatatataaaactgtaaAAGGTAATTTCAGCTCTGACAGGAGTTGCCTGCAGCAactttctcatttcttctgtttcttacgaaaaaaaaaaacaatgaagtgGAGCATGAGCTAAGTTTGGGATTTGTTTGCTTAAGATTGGCACAGAATGAGATTTATCAGTAGAGTTAACAGATTAAAAAACTAAGCATTATAATACTCATGGCTCTCTTGATAACTGAATTAGACAACCATCATTTTCTCTGATTGCATTTACAAGACTACCAGTAAATAAAGAACCCAATTTACTAAAGGGTTCATTCCAATTCCAAACTAAACGTCATTCTgattgcttgcctttttttttttttaacattaagcAGCAACTTACCTTGGTGAATAGTTGCAAATAAAATTTGCTGCATTTCGTATTCCTGCAACTTCCTTACACAGAGTAACTGCACAGCCTATTTTATATGAATAGTCCcaaacaacctaaaaaaaaaagattttaaaatacattaaaaactatACTCAACAGTGACTTAGTCTACTATGTAGAAAGtttccattattttcagagatcctacatatttttttcattttgcaacatCTGATCTTTTTACACATTGAAAGAAATTGCTGGTAAGTGAGCTTTTTAAGATCAACTTCTAAATATTCACCCCTCAAGGTGAAGTGGCCTATGCTGTACGTTTCTCAAGCAACATAGAATCTCAAGCAACATAGAATGCTTGACAACTTCCAAACCAAATATTCTCTCCAACAGATGCGAAATTAGGATGGCACTGATGTTTCTTACTTAAGTATATGTTATgttcaaaaatgcatttatttgccCATGCCCTTGCAGTCCTTGACAAAGCTGCATCCCAAGTCTGCAAAACATAAAAGGTGAAATAGTTGCACAATATTAAGTTACAACTGGATCTTAAACAATCAGATAAAAACAGTCGGGCAATAAAGTACAGACAGATACCATATGCTGAACTTTCACAAATAAATACTTTCCCTTATTTAGGCAAGTAcctacatgttttattttcattactctTGCAGCACAGAATACAAACTAATTTAATTAGGCTAGTTTTTCTGCCTTCACTGTTGAAAATTAACTTTGTAAAAGCACTTGCTAGCAACTGAAAAGATGTCTGAAATGCACTTTTATCTTCAGATAAGAAATTAcgtaaaaaaattaattacacatgaaactttttttttggtagaacaGGTAATTAAGGATTTCTGTTTggtacataaaaattaatttaaatagaaattcaCAGCTACTGTAGATTCAGGtgtataaatatttgaagtatttttaagagagcctccagaaaaaaatactactcCTACGGTAAAGATTTAAATACACATTGGAGCATTTTACAGAGACAAATTCATGAAGTAAACATGCCAATGTTTGGCCCATAACTCATTCTGCTACCTCTTACTTCTTTGCAGTCTGCCACCGTTACCAAAACCTCTGGTTCCTGAACATGAACAATCTTTGGTATTTGTCTTCCAGTCATGACTGTTCTTTAGTAAGTTTGTTCTACCATTAAAGTACCTAGTTTTATGCCTTACGTAAAAGATCCTGTGTTTTATTGCCTAGGTTTATTGGTGTCTGTACATTTCAGTTCACTCTCAGTCTCTATGTCGATCTTACAATAACTCCACTGGCTGCCAATACTGTTTTCTCCCTAAGGCCTTTAGTTTTTTCTAACTGTATTTCTACATTCATACCTTTATccataatttttcctgcttttcctatTCCTGAGTACTAAAACCAAGTGTGGTGTCTTTCACAAGCTTCTTCACTTCCGAGGTTAGACCCCACCTTAACTGCAGTTCTGGCCTCAAACCCACCCAAGCAAACAGCATTCTTTGCCATCAGTATCCAACTACGTGCATGTTCCCAAGccttcctcagggctgctcatTGCTCACATTATTTTCCACTTGTGCTATGAAGCAGACTAAACATAAATGTCCactttttctgcatcttctttggttttgtttaaccCTTTCCAGCACAAATTTTTGAGTGCAATTTGTTTTGGTTATGGCAAGCAAAGACTCTTCCTTAACACCAGAAATCCCCTTCAGTCCCAGTACTGCAGCTCATACCCTTGCTTTTGATGTGGAGCCTGACTCTTCTGGGTCAGTCCTGCTGTTGGACCATTGTTTCTTCCGAAGGAAAAGTTTCTTTGGGTGAAACATGAACACCTTCAGCCTGGCCTGTGTCACTGCATCTGGTTGTTTCTAGACTCATCTGTCTACAATTAACtgaactcacagaatcacagaatcttcatggttggaaaggagccttaagatcatcgaatccaaccaaccaacctacaatctctgcccttcagagcataccctgaagtgccacatctagacgtttcttaaacacctctagggatggtgactcaaccacctccctgggcaggctcttccagtgcctgacccctctttcagtaaagtaattcttcctaatatccaatctaaacctcccctgctgcaacttcagaccatttcctctggtccggTCAGTATTTCCTATCAAACAGACGTGATGGTATTTTAACACAAACCAGTGATGCCACCCTGGTCGCCTCACCCAGGGACCACCTTGGGATCACCCACCACAATAACCCCCCTCGTCCTGCTGTCCCTTTCCCCCTGGCAGGCCTCAGGAGCCACCCCCAGGCCTGTCCCTACGCATGTTGCGGGCAGGCGGCTGGACTTTGCTGCGGAGGCCGTTGTGTACACGCACACAGTCCTCGATGAACGCCTTATCCGTGATGCTGGGTAAGGCGGGCAACTGCCGGGCTACCGCCCTCAGCACCAGCCACAAGGCCACCACGGCCACCCACGGCCTCATGCCCGCGGCCGCCGGGGCCTCGCCTGAGGAACCCCCGCCTCTTCCAGAACGTTCTCCCTCAGGGAACCGCCCGGGGCGCCCGCCCCCGCAGAAGGGGGCGCTGTGCGGCCGGGAGGGGAGAGCGGCGGCCGCGCGGGCGCCTCTCCTTcgcgccgggcgggcggctcGTTGGCAGGAGGGCGGCGGCCGCCATGGTGCTGTCGGCGGTGCAGCAGGCGGTGGTCTCGGTGGTGCTGGTGTTCTGCCTCTTCCTCGTCATGCCCAGGATGttcgggggaggaggaggaggtgggggaggaggagggggcggccgggccggccgcTCTCCGCGGGGCGGCAGGGCCGTCCCCGGCCGTTACGATCCCCGTCAGCACGGCAGAGGTAGGAGCCGCCGCGGTGCCCGAGGCCGGAGCCGGCCCCTGTCTCCGAGGGGGGACCTCGAAGGGAGCCCCGAGGGCCGGAGAGGGCTGTGCTTGGTCTGCCGGGGGCGCTGGGTGTTCCGTGTGGGCTGCGGAGCGGGGGAGGCCTCGTCACACAGCTCCGAGCTGGCGTCTGTGCGCTGAGCTGCTCGCCTCAACCTGCCACACACACTTCCTTTAAGTTCTGCTTTTCTGGTTTATTACTGTCTTGATTTTTGTCTGTGCTGTCTTaggaaaattgcttttgaatGTAGGTAGCACCCTGTTATTGGAAGCGTATCTTATCGGGGCAGTTTAATTAATAATGCCTGCAGGGGCACAGTTAGTTACTCCAACAGATGAATAGCTGTGGGGTGTCAGAGAAGAAAACTCACTACTAACGTGAATTGCAATAAGGAAGCCAAGTATTACCGTTAGTAAACATTAGCCCAGAATCGTATGAGATTTGTCAGGTAGTCTATTGGAAAGAGTCCAGGGTGCTTTTTTAGAAAAGATGCTGCTGAATGGGCTAGAGAGCCTACTGCTTGTGAAAGCTTGAGTGGTGTAAACATATGTTAAGCAATGCTAGTGTACATCAGCTGAGGATTTAGCTCAAGGTCCAAAGGTCCGCTTTAGTTTTGGTAACTAACAAAAAGCCTGCTTTATTGAGGTAGCTCTGTGACTCGTAGATGATGCCTTCCAAGGCATTGTAAACCAAGGGGTAGGTAGTTGCTGTAATCTTCCAAATTACGTGTCTGTGCTTGTCCCCAGGAGTAgctttcaaaggcagaaaaagtgaGGCTTGAGCTGCTACTGTGTTCTTCCCAGCTGATGTCGAACTTACTGTGCTTCATAAGCTCTAGCGTGGCCTGTTTTGCTtgattacttttaatttttatggtaGCTGTCATTTCCTATAgataaattactttaaaaccaaaccttgaaaaaagaaacagttcacGCATCTCTGATTCTACTGATGTAGTGGCTAAGTACTATGTAAAATAAATTTCAGGCAAATCTGCTGTTCTCACCTGTTGgttcttcttttctcctgtttgGCCAGTAGCGCACTCTGATGTTTCTTCTGTGGGATATACTTGGTGCAGGACACTGGACTCTGTTAGGATTCCTTTGTGCCAGGAAAGTGGTGCTTCCCTTGAATACATTCTTATTTGTGTAACCTGTGGAATTTTTTCATCTGTGCTGTTAGATATTTTAGTCAATCTccttatttatattaaaaataaacagaactgaaAGTTAAGGGAAAAAAGAGTGCAAACTTAAAATTAGTAATCAATGGGAAACGTTCTGAAAGGAGGGCAAACTATATGTGAGCTAAAACATGATTTCCAGATTAGTTAGTGCTGTTTTAGTAAGTCTAAACCTGGTTGTGTTGAAAGGAAAATGTCTGTCTGAATTTGCGTTAAGTGATTAAGGTAGCTTGAGTTCTGCCTGTATCAGCTAGGgtgtttaatttttctatttcaagTTCCAATAAGCAAACATAAAGATAAAAGGTCTACTCCAAATGCACATGTTGCAAACTGATCAATGACATGCGGAAAAACTTGCAGTAATGCCTGGCACGACTTGACTGCACAGCTGATAGGGTCAGGGTCATCTCTGACAGCTTGAAAAACTTTTCTGCCCAACTCATTTTAGGCAATTCTAAAACACCGTTCAAGATCTCTTATCACAAAGCATCAGCTTAGGTTAGCAGAATTAGATTCCCTTTTCTCTTGTATTTGGAAGAAGCTGTAGCCAAACAGTTGTTTAACTGGGAGTCGTAACTTATGTTACTTGTTTTCTTGACCTGATTGTGGGTGTCACTTGCACACTCGAGTTATGTTACTTTAAATTTTTGAAATGCCACTGTTTCATATCAATTCACAAGGAGTGAGTTGCATAATTGTCTTTGGTTTGGGAATTTTTATAGAATGTGACTCTTGTTTTTACCCACACTCAGTCCTGACACGTTACATTATGACGGGCTAAATTTTCAAAGTATAAGTCTTGGCAATCAGTTGAGACATCAGTGTAGAACTTCACACTCCCCAGTCACCTGCTGTCTGTCTTTGCAAGCACCTGCATTCTTTAGCTGATAGCACTGTTTTTCATGTGCATGTCCATGAACCCCAGATTTAACTACCAAATAACCTAATTCCTAAGTCGAGCAATGACGCTGGCTGTTCTTTCAGCTGCTCCCTGTTCTGGCAGGCAAATTACATGCAAAAATACTTCAGACTCCAAGGTTGCATCTCTTTGCTATTGTGTAATCTTCTCCTGCTAAATATTTGATTTGCAGAGCTACAGCACTTCTAAGCCTTTGGTAATATCCACATAACACTGAATTTACTgtcaaaataacaaaagcaacacaGCATGTGTATttcaacaaaacttttttttctgggaCTAGAGGATTTGGTTTCTGCTTAACTCCTTTCTTtgttacagaggaaaaatgttaatttataaCTGTTCTCAGCATTATCAGTAGTTTCTCTGAGTATGCCTTAATTTCCAGTTTTGAGTTGTTTCTTGTTACATCTACCTATCTGTGATTTGCTGTGGGTTTGCCATGTTGCTGTGAAGGAAGAAACTTAAAACTTTTATCTTAAAGCAACATAGAAACTTAGTCTGAGAGTCTTTGCTACCTAGATTTATCTTTGCTACCTAGATTTATTATTCCATTCATGAAAgcgtgatttttaattttttttttttttttggtaactttaTTTGGAGGCAGGGCTGACCACACCATCTTCATCTTGGAAGAGTGATGAACAAAGCTGATCACACAAGAAGACAATTTAATTCCAGTTGTGAAACTAATTGGactcttaatttcctttctaactttgtcttttttctctcaatttatttttttaaggtagtcCTCAGACAGTTCATCAAGTTCACCTGAATCCAGGAAATTCTGACAGTAATACTTACCAGAGTTTTCAGCAGATGAGAAATGCAATGGAAAAAGAGATAAAGAGcaagagaacaagaggaaatggtagAGAGTTAGCATTCACCCTTATGCCGTTGTATGCTCTTGGAGTGGGAGTGTTTGCAGCATACAAATTTCTTAAGGTAAGccataattaaaacattaaattattgAAATTAGAAGGAAATGtaaccggtttggggtttttctccccatttctgaGCCTATGTATGTGATTGTCCAAAAGCCATTTCTTGCTTGGTTTGACTTTGAATGTGAGATCCAAAGTTAAAATGAAAGCACATCTGATTCTTCCTTACAAAGGCTTcgatttatctttttttagatGCTTAAAGAAGTGAGAAtcttacacacacatacacaccgcCTGCTCCCCACCCTGACCTCAGATAAGAATCTGAGACCCTAAACAGTGCTGTTACCTGAGGCTGTAACTTAAGCCTTATcagtatttcactttcttttcattcatcACAATGAGATTGAGTATGGGAAGGAGATGGATGACTCTTGCAGAGTAAAAGTCTTAGATTAGCAATTAGATAGAACAGCAAGTAGTCTAGACCTTTTATTTGGACTTCTTATTTGTTCATGCAGCTGCAACATAGATTTTTGTCCATGAAATGTGATACCTTTTTTACCATTAgtaaattaagaaagaagaacACATGAtcagctgtttaattttttgttaaatatcagCCTTGATATAAATTATAGTAAGAGATATTACAGCAATTGCACTGCTGAGAGTGCACCTGGAGCATTTTTGCTtgcattcagggaaaaaaaacccaaccttaaACCTGAACGGAGCCGGAGGCAGCATCTTTATTTCTGTAGTCAGTTTCATATCATCTCCTATGTGAGAAAAATAGAAGAGATTAGCAAGACGAATATAGAGGCTGACcagttagattttaaaaataaatttaattaggTTGTAAATAAGATTTAAACAtcataaaaacagtattttgggtGTTATAATTCTTTACGCTTGTGCTTGTGgaattgaaatatatatatttgtataataGCATCTTTATTACTTTATAAAAGAAGTTTTACTTCCTAGTTAATGATAGAAGACTGGATCCAATAACCAAGAAGGTTCCTTCTGTTCATTTTTGAAAACCAGAGTTGAAATAGCAACTGCTTTCTTTGACAACTTTTGTCAGTCTTGTTGTCGTGGCTTAAAATCAGAAATGTTAGGAAGAaggtaaggcagaaaaaaaaggttttgttaatGGAGCACATTTTTGTGGTtgctatttaatttcattaaatttctaaatgcatttttatttttagtatccAAATAGTGATGAAGTCTTTTAACATGCTTGTATTTTTCAAAGATGAAGTCACATGAAGAAAGTCtctccaaacaggaaaaaagtacagAAGACAAGGCAAAGGAAACAGGTAAGACAGATACCCATTCAGAATGCATATGTTCACCACAGATGCATATTTCCTGCTGGAACAAGTTACGTATTTTTGTTGATGCAGTCTAGCTAAATGAGAACAATCATTTAAGTTACTTATGTGCAATTAGGAACCTACAAAAAACCACTTCATTATTCTGTATATTGGAAACACTTATTAGGGGTTTGTTTGCAAACTCCAGATGGTAATATTCTTTAAAACAGCTATAGTAATATATTATGGttctctgccttttaattttccatgtttttctcaCTGAAGACCTGCTCAGTTTTCTTCAGTACAATAGGacgtgtcgtggtttgggccagactggccactgagacaAATGACAAATGCTCTCTCCCatctctctctccaaggagagaatGTTTAAATAGGATATAATACTCCTTAGAATTAATAGGGTATTTAAAAAGGATATAATGATCTGCTTTAGAATTGAACTGTATTGATAGTGGAACAGTACGGATAAACAATTATAGAGACTGTTGAATTTCTGGGCCAAATTAGAGACCTGTCAAAAACATTACCTGTTTACAGAAGAGACAGAATAAATGATACCATCTTTTTCTTCATGATACAGAGTACTCTGGACTGTCTGATTCAGTCTATGCTGCACGTGCCAAGGAGTGGGCTTCCCTTTGGAGAAAAAGTTATGGCACATCAAAGTTGAGATGttttcatacttctttttttccccttgtatgGACATTTTTAGTTAATTAAACAACTAGTAGTGTCTTTTCGTGTCTCTGTACACCAGATCCGTAATCAGGTTCAGCAATGATTTGGTACCCTACCTACTCACCATCCTTGTGTGTTGCATTCTTCTTCAAAGTTTAATAGTATTTTAGGAGGAGTTACTCCTCTCAACTCTAGTGCATTAAGTGTTGAATATATTTGTGAGGTGTGAGTGGGCAAGTTCACGACAGTATATTAAGTATAAATACATTGCTTATACCTCAGGAAATCTTGGAACTACATAGTTTTTGAGGCTGGGAAGGTGAGCACCACATTTCTTGCTCAGTTTCTACTAAGGTGTCCTCTGTTTGGGCACTATTGGAGACAGGTTATTGGGTGAGAAGGACTTCCGGTCATACGTAGTAAGGCTTCTGTTCTTACCCCCACCACTCCCTTTTCATATTCTAGAATtttatagaggggaaaaaaacctggttttGAATCTGCCTAaccaaaaatacaaattaatatcCTTTTGGtattgtaaatacattttttacaatgttctctctcctccctctccctccctcgtttttttttttttgcttttgttttttgttagagCACCAGCTTTTAGAACTGGAGCAGCATCTAGCACAGACAGAGAAAATGTTAAATTCTTTATTGACTCAGTTGGATCCACTGTCAAACTGGTGAGTGTTTCTAAAATATCTCAGTTAGGATTGTTTTCTGTGAATTGAAGTTCTCCAAAATGGTAGCAAAGAATTATTAAAACGTTCTTTATATATAGGCAGGGAACAGCGTTCAGGAACCTTCTTTAATCACTTATTGTCTCTGTAGTCTTTTGCAGGTAATACCTCTTCTGCTATTTGCAGTCTTTTCCCCAGACACCTCCCATCTCTTGTTCACCAAACATAAATGCAAAAGCTCAGACTTATGATCACGTTGCTGTGGCTTAACAAGTTAAATATTGACTGAGGAGATTCATACTGAAAAAATACTTAAGCTCAGTAGCATTTGCCTTTGTGGGAATTCCACTTCTGGTAGCAGAGTTTCTTCCTTTGTATATAATTAGAAGACAAAACTATTTATCAAGGTATAGCtgcttatttttgtgttttgaaatgaacTTGTTAGGTGATTGTGTGTGTTTCAGGAAATACAATTTCTCTATTGTAGTGTAACAAGGGAATAACCTTGTAGTTTTAGAGATGTTCTTTT
Encoded here:
- the LOC134511649 gene encoding LOW QUALITY PROTEIN: GLIPR1-like protein 2 (The sequence of the model RefSeq protein was modified relative to this genomic sequence to represent the inferred CDS: substituted 1 base at 1 genomic stop codon), yielding MRPWVAVVALWLVLRAVARQLPALPSITDKAFIEDCVRVHNGLRSKVQPPARNMQEMTWDAALSRTARAWANKCIFEHNIYLSKKHQCHPNFASVGENIWFGSCQAFYVVWDYSYKIGCAVTLCKEVAGIRNAANFICNYSPSGNLPRRPYIEGKSCSNCAKGDTCGNKLCNYSGXHPRWEFRIVCNEACIAVAVLRPLLMFLAFVAVYFIKKRFTNMHMST
- the CCDC107 gene encoding coiled-coil domain-containing protein 107, whose translation is MVLSAVQQAVVSVVLVFCLFLVMPRMFGGGGGGGGGGGGGRAGRSPRGGRAVPGRYDPRQHGRGSPQTVHQVHLNPGNSDSNTYQSFQQMRNAMEKEIKSKRTRGNGRELAFTLMPLYALGVGVFAAYKFLKMKSHEESLSKQEKSTEDKAKETEHQLLELEQHLAQTEKMLNSLLTQLDPLSNCVNALACEQKDEIMTQLQSIRRLMKESGLDKSENKMKGVSHICNEKLEDLIQSFAEHSQEEDIDDREDDSNEDLPEDVDNDYKIEEHEICDECEVHQFESDVVEDQEMINKDAVESEEGGLRRRNRYE